The following is a genomic window from Calliphora vicina chromosome 5, idCalVici1.1, whole genome shotgun sequence.
ccttttttaccagtttttacccatttttaccaccttaaaattcgaatttccaaatatcccttcttagtggatctacactTTGGGAGAGTTGcccatatacaaaatttaagacgtacaaattttcaaaagttaaaaattcgaaaatcgacTTCACGAATATTAGGTGTTTCATCATCATATCATCTTCACTAATTGGCTTTCTAACGATACCAGTTTGGAACTCATCAATTGGATGGTTTCAGAATAATTAACGGACATATGAATGTAGAAACATCCGACCACCTAGACAGCCAggcagatggacggacggacatcgttaaatctgCTCAGAAAGCTagttggtatactttaaggtgggtgctatactaatatttttggccgTTACATATATGAGCACAACCGTATTATGcgtccccactatggtggtgtagggtataaaaaggccaTATAGACTTAGATACACAgacagtttttttaaacaaacaaaaacatactTGTGCATCTGTAATTGTATCTGTATCAACACCTAGCGGGAACCAATGCTAGGCCTTTTAAAACACCTGTTTACCACTTAGCTCCTTTTTGCCTTCATGCAAACGATATACTACAAGGACATAGCTTCTCcttctaaaaaattattgggtgtattacttcaaatggggaatttttttcaatttttttgcttttaatttgaagcatttgtacaataaaaatatattcaaaataaatttctaaatttttggcaacatatggattccgagctaaaagaactgttcatattttaagacaaaaaacgaatcaagccaatatcggatactctgttccgaagtgaagcttatcccagatagaaacaaataatagtcggaaGGCGCAAGTTCTGGACTGTagagcgggtgaggcaaaacttcacaatgacttctttctaaatagtttttaacaggtattgtaatatttcatgtctggccgcatattttgggAAGTTCTCAGCCAATTCTCGCTTGAAATGAATAAGTCgcgttcggtacagattccctgtgatggtatatgatggatagatagatagataccTTTGATTCCaaagagaattaccttagcgccatcgatatttggctttggtgtcgattcggctgtttggccgggcttcacatacgatctcttcataggaagtaatgattcggttcaaaaattatttcctttatagcattcaagtatcatttcatacaaaattgtcattcggcttcaattcgtatggtacccaattttcctgcttttggatgaatcctgctgctcgcaaacgatTTGAAATTGCTGAAAGTTCACAAGCTCTTGTTTTACaccaatcttcatggagtaattcctccaattgttggtcttcaaactttttttggttggcctgggcgatatttgtcttcctcCTCGCATATGACGTTTTCTCGGTatgaaattcgacattttcgacaTTTTGTTTAGAcaatagggtaacatagagacgagacgtaattgtcaaagacctaagtctgttgtcaaaaacctatctctggcaacaacaaaatgcatgttagttaatgtattttgtttttgtatcagacatatgattttttgtatttttgtttgacaaatcggaggtctcctctctatgtataattctctatggtttagACTATTATGTTCAGTAACTAATtgggaataaatgacagatatgtacccttccaaattacatataagttattaaaagtgTTCAAAAGAtgtgccatctattgtaaatcccgcaagTATAAACTACACACGTAATACTTTAAAGGCCATTCATTCTTTaggttttatgctaaattcaaTAAGACTATTTTTCCCATAATAATTAGGTATTCATTTTCAGGTTTTTTGATAGAAGTTCCTCTATAGTAATTATATGTGGCAATACGTTAAGTCTCCTTACAGGTCATCAAAGGGAATATCCTATAGTATTCATTCTTCCATCAGCCCTCTGACAGAAGCGATTATGCAAGATCTTGACTGATAGTGTAACATTGAAACGATTTTGCAATTTTGGTTATcgaaatcatatacataattacagtgatcataatattgttaaaaacttgcaaacattttgaaatgcttATGGTAagcatgtacaactatattttttctctgcgtgtgaaTGCCTTTTTATCTGCAAATCAAGGCTTTTAGGAAGGCTTCTTAACTGCTTGATTTCCCCGTTGGGCATTTCTATCTAAGTGTCAGTTTGTATTTGTTGCTTTATGTTATTCTGGTaattgtgttgttgtttttgttgctgataTTTATTCCTAAAATACATTTGCATTAAATTTGGTtcattatatagattttttggtttaggttttggtttttgttttattttattttattccttttttttgtttatttattttttgcatatattttcgATAACATTGTTAAAAGGATATTTAAGGatttcattttgtttcattttggtAGCAAAATGTTGTTATTTGTGTCGTTTATTTGTTATTCACTTATCATGATTGAAATATGTTCAAATaaagaatgatttttttttgctaaggaTAAACAAAGAAAGTGTTAAGTTCAATTTTGCAAAGCTAGAGATTTAAAGTAAACCAATAATTGCTGAAATTTTCTTGTTAAACAAAGTAAGGATATTTATTAGAACTGTCGGATTAAATGTTAAATGCacatgttgtttttattatttaagaatttgttAGGAATAAGAAATaatgtttaagaaatttaaatttaattgctaaaacaaacacatattgctcattttattccttttataaataacaacaattttaaattttgtttttttataattaaaattttctttattgcaCTTGTTAAAATGTCCctgttttagtttagttttgctttatttaatttattattttatctaatataacaattgttcacctgttttttttatcacaaatttttcagaaatatattttgaaaatgtttctttaaagcTGATACCCTAACAAcctttataattaaaacaaatcaaattatTTCTTTGATTTCTTTTCTTCATGTTTAGGAGAATTATAAGCATCTGAGCTGAATTGTGAAATATTATCCATCATATCACTGTCATCTTCCAAATCCACCacatttaagttaaaatttgagGGTATATTCTCGTAAGCAGAAGCATTTGGTGGTCTAGCATAGCCCGCTTTACGACCAGCTTTACCCATTTCCACAGCAAAGGGTGTATGTGTACTGTGTACGGGCTTAGGTCCAGTAGGTGCTAAGGGAGCTGCTTTTTTACTGTTAAAAGATTTAGCTAATTGATTTGCCGATAAAGTCAATTCAATGCCTTTTGGGTAACCCATAGACTTTGTGGGTGCTTTTTTAGCTGTTTGTATTTCTGGTAAAGTTTGGGTTCTAGTGGTTACGGATTTACTGAGATTTAAAGAAGCAGGTGAATTGACTCCATACTCTTTTATAATAGGTTTAATGTCTTTGGCTAGGGGAGGCCGGGGCGGCTGtagaagaaatttatttttaatttcctctGCTTTTAATCTTTGCTGTAATGTGGTAGATTTGTTATCTTTTAACTCTTCACTGATTTGATTTAATAGCTCCAATAAAGTAGCAGTTTTTTCATCTTCAAATTCCACCGCTATGGGAGATTCTCTGCCTGAAACCGTAGGCGGGGATTGTAAAATTAATCTGTGAATAAAAAGTATTCATTTAgtaagtataaaaataaattatttaaaaatcttttcttTAAACCAACTTTTTAGCTTCCTCTAAGGCTTTACTTAGATGCTGTAAATTCTTGACACCTTCCTTAGAGCATCTACCAATTTGTGAGTCCTTTAGGGTGCCCTGCAACACTACTGTCCATTTGTGTGCCGTGGATTGTTGTGCCACTTGCCGCGCCACTCTTTGGAATCGTTGCTTTGGTGTTTCTTTGTCTGGTCTAGAGGGATCTTTCTCCACTCGGATTTCGTTGATGTCACCTTCACCATTCACATTGCCATTAAGTTTTTCCTCGCTGACATTTTGACAGGGTGCCACCTGGAATCCTTTCATTAGCTGACGCTCCCATACCTTGGTTTTCTTGGCACGGCAGGCTAAAAGAAAaaaggaaattatattttttttttaattcacgtacaataaatataaaaatatctttctttaacaaaatatgtaaaaagtactttttcaaaaaagtaccaaatgggtagaattttaagttttttaactttttttttgtaaaaactgtttaaattcaaatctattTAGCGTTatctttacaaaaatattctttaattagAACTCAAATACTTgggtaaaaaatgtaaaaagttcttactctaaaaaagtaccaaataagcAATTTGGTAAATGCTGGTTTATTAAACTACTTAGTAAACTGCCAGTTgatcaaaatatgtaaaatgtaattttttttgaaaaaagtaccaaacaagTAATTTGGTAGATTCAGGTTTAATATACTCCTTAAACAAAATGTGtaaatataacattttgtaaaaaagtaccaaaataaaaattttattaaatacatttttttagtttaacaacaaaatttgtaaaaaaaattgtatacatttgagaaatattgttttttataaactttactTTTTACTTTTCAATTTATTGCTTGTATGACTTAGAAATGCAGGCTTTACCATAACCCGAAGGGTCTGAAAAGGTAATGCTCTATATTTGGTAGGACCAAAAGAGTTTGAAATCGGAATAtccggccagacatgaaactgtaatattccatcatgacatgactcggccaaatgttgcaatacctgtgaAAAACCCTGTACCGTACTGATTCGCTTGACCAAAAACGCCCGGAATATCCAGCCAGACTGcgatattccatcatgacatcactcggccaaatgttgcaatacctgtgaAAAACTATCTAGAATGAAaagtttgggaagttttgcctcacccgctttataggcCAGACCTTGCTCCATCCAACTACTATTTGGAccgaagcagaacgctctctctgggatacgtatTACTTTGGAAAATAGTATCAGATATTGGTttcattcgttcttggcctcaaaaggaAAGCAGTCTCTTACTTGTCAATGgacatttttgataaatttataatcaataccaatgattttttgcaaaagaccagtgtctttatactaaagacagttgtctttatactatacacagttgtctttatactaaagacagttgtctttatactaaagacagttgtctttatactaaagacagttgtctttatactaaagacagttgtctttatactaaagacagttgtctttatactaaagacagttgtctttatactaaagacagttgtctttatactaaagacagttgtctttatactaaagacagttgtctttatactaaagacagttgtctttatactatacacagttgtctttatactatacacagacaattgtctttatactaaagacagttgtctttatactaaagacagttgtctttatactatacacagttgtctttatactaaagacagttgtctttatactaaagacagttgtctttatactaaagacagttgtctttatactaaagacagttgtctttatactaaagacagtctgtctttatactaaagacagtctgtctttatactaaagacagtctgtctttatactaaagacagtctgtctttatactaaagacagtctgtctttatactaaagacagtctgtctttatactaaagacagtctGTCTTTAtaataaagacagttgtctttatactaaagacagttgtctttatactaaagacagttgtctttatactaaagacaagttgtctttatactaaagacaagttgtctttatactaaagacaagttgtctttatactaaagacagttgtctttatactaaagccagttgtctttatactaaagacagttgtctttatactaaagacaagttgtctttatactaaagacaagttgtctttatactaaagacagttgtctttataataaagacagttgtctttatactaaagacagttgtctttatactaaagacaagttgtctttatactaaagacagttgtctttatactaaagccagttgtctttatactaaagacagttgtctttatactaaagccagttgtctttatactaaagacagttgtctttatactaaagacagttgtctttatactaaagacagttgtctttatactaaagacagttgtctttatactaaagacagttgtttttatactaaagacagttgtctttatactaaagacagttgtctttatactaaagacagttgtctttatactaaagacagttgtctttatactaaagacagttgtctttatactaaagacagttgtctttatactaaagaccattgtctttatactaaagaccattgtctttatactaaagactgtgtatttataataaagattttgtatttattgtaaAGTCGTTTCctgtaatttttttcattcaaacaaCTTTTGCTTGAATTTTCTGAATACTTTCtttcatataatttatattttaatgaatataaTCTTGATGAaggtttattaaaattaaataaccaGCTTCTAATATTActgttaaatataattataaagaataaaatcttgctggtttttatacattttactaTTACTTACGTTTCTCCTTTTTAGCAGCCGATGACACATCCATGCCACTGTTTTCAAATATCTCCAACATTTCATAACGCATTGTGGATATTTCACTTTTGACTTCATTGATGTCATCCTCTGTCACTGGATTATCTTCAAACTTGCGATTTTGGGCAGCAACATAGCGCCAAACCAAAGAGCGCATTATGCTGTCATAAGCATTTTCTTGTTCCTTAGCCTGACGTTTCTGTGTAAAGTCCAAAGGAATGCAGGACACATTATTTAagattagaaaaaacaaaaattatgtcaaGGGAAATAGCAAAGGAACAAATAACATCATAGCtatagaaatacatatttattttgttattaccTTGGAACGTTTGCGATCAATCTCTTTGCTTGACTTTCTAAACACTCTGATTAGCCACTTGACAGAAGGCAGGATGTTAAATGGTGGTGGCAAAGTGCTGGTATCCTCAAAATAGCTCATCCATAATTTGGTGCGAGCAAATTTCCATTCGGTGTCCGAATGTtgctaaattataataataataacaaaatgttttatttatctaACTGTTTGTTTAAGGATTTTATTtctcagaaaattatatttgtatgaaTAAATCTTTAGGGATTTAttgtgttgttattttttaggtcatttaattttctattgaacTTACATCAATCATGGCATACGAATTGGACATCATGGCTATTAGCAAATTCAACAAGACAATCACATTGATGACACTGTAAGAGCCAAACATAAGCAGACCCCAGAAACGTGTATAGGACTTAATGCCCGTCAATTCAAAATCATCCAAACCCACCATGCCAAAACTGGCCCAAAACAAAGACTGTGATGATTCAAAGAGACTAAaagatgtaaaaaataaataaaaatgatttaagtttattttttaggcCAACATTATTGTGTAGTATCATTGAACACACTTGAATTAACATTTAAATCTTTGTTGCTCCCACACAATTATCACCTCATTGCtagtattattatttgttttctattaCATTCCAtaacatttcatttcatttacttACTTGCCAAATCTACGCCACTTCATGCAAGAATCCGAATGACCAGCCCAATCTGCCTGGCCACCCGGCAAAATGTAGCATTTACTTTTCTCCAAATCAGCAAAATACCACAATAATTGATTTAAGCCACAGGCAAAGGCAAACAATACCAATGAGTAAATGAAAAAGAATTTCACAATATCTATAACCATGCGTCCCAATGATATTTGCAGTGGTCCCAAATGAGGATTAATCGAGAACATGTGCACCAGCTTAAGGGCCGAGAAAATATTCGCAGCGGCAAACAAGCCCTCCGCTATTAGCTGAGGATCAAAATCATTCCATTGCTCTCGAGGTACATAAGCCATTTGTGGATCTCTGGCTATCTCCGTGGCCTGCTGTATATAGGCAAAGGTTCTAAAGCATAAATAGGAACAATTAAAAAGATTcctttaattatattttgtaaataatactcAACTCACCTTAAACATACGACACTGACATATAAACTATTCCttagaaaatcaataaaattccaCATATTCCTCAAGTAATTTCTTATGCCGACACTAAATATTTCCTGCACCTCTTCCCACATAAAACCAAAGAGATACAGTACCACCAGCATTTCTAGTTTGGTGGGTCCTTGGCCACGTTGACGCAATTGTTGCTCGGCTAACTGCTTTTTCATACGTTCAGAGCCCAGCATACGTATGACATCGTCATCGGCACGTTGGGAGACCAATATTAAAATGACTGGTAAGTTGTCAAGGAGggagagaaaacaaaataataaagcaaaaaggatttaatacaaataaaaagacaattttctacatAATGAAGATACATAAACAGTGAAGTCTCTTTAAacagaattttcaaaattaagaagttgtttattataaaatcaaagtTAAATCATTGAATTTTCAAGATGTTCCAAAAAAAGGACATATGAAAGGACTTACAgcttagtttttaaatattaaatatttattatttacaacttttaatgttattttgtttaaaaatttaataaaacgaaaaaaatatggatttttatttGACTTTGAAAAAAAGATATATGAAAGGACCTGTTATAATAATGAGTTATTTGAAGTTTCTTTATAGTATCTTAAAGATCATAAAATTTGGCATTCCATAagcattaaatttattaaaaattctaaaaaaaagtatttttatttttacttttaaaaatttactttacgaactagtttacaaatattgaaattcttCAATTTcggaaaaaggatatatgaaagGACTTATTTTATAGAAGTATTATCTGAATCTTTTTCATAGTATCGGCAATTTCATGTAATTTTTTATGTCGTaagctttaaatttattacaaattctgaagagaatgtttatttttcacgattataattttctatttataattctttaagtttatttagaaaaaattatgcAAAGAAAAGCTATAttgtaagtttttattaaataaatttaaattttttaaaaaggatatatgaaagGACACACTTTTTGGATTCTTATAAGCAAAAATTTGATAACTGTTTTGTGGTCGTGTGTCTGATTCAggcatttattaatttatattgacaCATTTTGCTGAAAACTctgattaatttaatttaagaaacataatttaacagattttgttaaattttcttaaattcgaaaaaaaggatatatgacagAACCAGTGTTAGAGAAgatttcccaaaatatttttgcagttTGTTAATGAACATTATATTTAACGTTCTTTTAGCTTACattttgttcagaaaatttcataaaaatttttcacattaaattttttctgattatctatattttttattcacttatttttctaataaatctagagaaattaatttaacatacatcttttaactgattttgttaaaaaataaccaaatttcaCAAGTtctaaaaaaaggatatatgacagTATCTGATTTGGTGaagattttccaaaatatttttgcagttTCTTAATGAACATTAAATTTAACGTTCTTTTAGCTtgaattttgttcagaaattttcatcaaaatttttcacattaaattttttctgattATCTATATCTTTATTcacttatttttcaaataaacctaaagaaattaatttaagaTACATCTTTTaactgattttgtaaaaaataaccaaatttcaCAAGTtcaaaaaaaaggatatatgacagCATCTGATTTGGTTaagattttccaaaatatttttacagtTTCTTAGAGAACATTAAATTTAACGTTTTTTTGGCTTACattttgttcagaaaatttcataaaaaattttcacatgtaattttttctgatttcctatattttttattcgcttATTTTCCTGATATCTCCAAACAAATTAATTCAAGAAACATAGTTTAAGAGATTTGGTAAATTTTCTCTAATCtgcaaaaaaggatatatgacagTACCTGTTTTAAtgaagattttaaaaaatatttttgtagtttcttaatgaaaataaaatttaacgttCTTTTgagcttaaatttttttcataaaatttcatcaaaatttttcacataaaattttttctaatttcctatattttttattcacatatttttctgataactccaaacaaaataatttgagaaACATTGTTTAACTGATTtcgttaaaaattataaaattttcccaagttcttaaaaaaggatatatgacagTATCTGATTTAGTGaagatttccaaaaatatttttacttattcttaaagaacattaaatttaacgttctttttgcttaaaatttgtttagaaaatttcaacaaaattaatataatttcaatttaaaaattatatatttaaaatttcgtatTCATATTTGGAAagaataatttttgtcgaaaacACATCtgttttgtacaattttttgtaGTAAAAAGTAAAGTGTTCAATGACTTCACTGTATGTATTTATAGACAGAAGCAAAATGGTTCATGAATCTAAAATccattttaaagtatataaagGACACTATATGGTCACCATGTACAAAAATCATACTCATCATTATTGTTTTATGCAGTGCATGAGTTTTAACAATTTGAAAAGAATTCAAACACATACatgtaaaatgtttctattgtTTCCCTATTTTATGACTGAATGTATGTGCATGTGTGTGTATCTGTGAGAGTGAGTTGTAGTTTGGTATGCTTCTGGTCAAGTACAAGGACAttgttattgtagttgttgtcaTCGTCGTCGTCGTAATATCCAGTTGGTATTATGgtgaatgtttgtttttatatgatGGCTTAGTGGTTGTCATAAAAGTATACAAGTGTATGTGTTACAAAGAGATCGT
Proteins encoded in this region:
- the trpl gene encoding transient-receptor-potential-like protein gives rise to the protein MAAVKKNIFKGVAPVQAQYTGGSSQSNTKHGCLPVGLPQLLQMEEKKFLLAVERGDMANVRRILQKAHRKHHININCMDPLGRRALTLAIDNENLEMVELLVIMGVETNDALLHAINAEFVEAVELLLEHEELIYKEGELYSWQKVEINTAMFPPDITPLILAAHKNNFEILKILLDRGAAVPVPHDIRCGCEECVRMSSEDSLRHSLSRINIYRALSSPSLICQTSHDPILTAFQLSWELRNLALTEQECKSEYVDLRRQCQKFAVDLLDQTRTSNELAIILNYDPDMSTYQPGDRMSLNRLTQAINYKQKKFVAHANIQQLLSSIWYEGLPGFRRKTLFEKLLCIVKVALLFPIYCLIYMVAPNCKTGQLMRKPFMKFLIHASSYLFFLFILILVSQRADDDVIRMLGSERMKKQLAEQQLRQRGQGPTKLEMLVVLYLFGFMWEEVQEIFSVGIRNYLRNMWNFIDFLRNSLYVSVVCLRTFAYIQQATEIARDPQMAYVPREQWNDFDPQLIAEGLFAAANIFSALKLVHMFSINPHLGPLQISLGRMVIDIVKFFFIYSLVLFAFACGLNQLLWYFADLEKSKCYILPGGQADWAGHSDSCMKWRRFGNLFESSQSLFWASFGMVGLDDFELTGIKSYTRFWGLLMFGSYSVINVIVLLNLLIAMMSNSYAMIDQHSDTEWKFARTKLWMSYFEDTSTLPPPFNILPSVKWLIRVFRKSSKEIDRKRSKKRQAKEQENAYDSIMRSLVWRYVAAQNRKFEDNPVTEDDINEVKSEISTMRYEMLEIFENSGMDVSSAAKKEKPCRAKKTKVWERQLMKGFQVAPCQNVSEEKLNGNVNGEGDINEIRVEKDPSRPDKETPKQRFQRVARQVAQQSTAHKWTVVLQGTLKDSQIGRCSKEGVKNLQHLSKALEEAKKLILQSPPTVSGRESPIAVEFEDEKTATLLELLNQISEELKDNKSTTLQQRLKAEEIKNKFLLQPPRPPLAKDIKPIIKEYGVNSPASLNLSKSVTTRTQTLPEIQTAKKAPTKSMGYPKGIELTLSANQLAKSFNSKKAAPLAPTGPKPVHSTHTPFAVEMGKAGRKAGYARPPNASAYENIPSNFNLNVVDLEDDSDMMDNISQFSSDAYNSPKHEEKKSKK